The following are encoded together in the Daphnia magna isolate NIES linkage group LG8, ASM2063170v1.1, whole genome shotgun sequence genome:
- the LOC116928416 gene encoding LOW QUALITY PROTEIN: alanine--tRNA ligase, mitochondrial (The sequence of the model RefSeq protein was modified relative to this genomic sequence to represent the inferred CDS: deleted 1 base in 1 codon) has protein sequence MFQRIALLAKFSRLRRSTRCTCLYHSSSSSKEIRETFLDFFAREHLHSRVPSSSVVPYGDPSLAFVNAGMNQFKPVFLGQAVPQYQRAVNSQKCIRVGGKHNDLDDVGRDGYHHTFFEMLGSWSFNDYFKKEACSMAWQLLTEVYQIPPKKLFVTYFGGNESLGLPSDEECREIWLSLGVAADHILPFGMKDNFWEMGLVGPCGPCSEIHVNRAGLETGLAKALVNQGSEDVVEIWNLVFMQYNRISNHILEKLPSHHIDTGMGLERLVAFLQNKKCNYETDLFLPLINAVHRVSRGVPYQGCYDMVTAQGQRDWAYRLLADHSRMITVALADGAFPDNNHRLRRVMRQALVTSRKWFNQDASLLLELSNRVAEMMGGVYPELSRNLSNVHMLLRFEEDIFRDHLSKSGREWSGIINQFPELSALPVDQQPGLIAGLKQLEDWRSSSRSDKVPGSLAFKLYSTHGLQEDSMQLLAQLKGWNVDWPEFHRFMAAERMNTKIQSTAAANNSHFQCGFINVASTNWQCHDVHTRNSEGRYIFKPLDATVTALISHDGRLIDAATTGDKIAVIADKSCFYYEAGGQVSDTGRLLWPSGSAQVKEVRPVGDHIYHLVEVNEGNLRINQAVQMVLDEGNRLDTMANHTATHLLQAAIKDILKVTCQKSSHVTPTHFRFDFGLFQSEFTVEMISQAESSVRNWIRQCLAVDRLMLPLHQAVSLDGITLVPGENYPDMVSVIRIVQEERGKSEAISLEPCCGTHVRNTADLEEFAILSIKSAGIGSRSIRAVTRSVAKQAHRRAEDLQREMNLLEDVVNGNPIEFSQLKELDKSLKQFREAINSDDLPVVVIKQLAVRLEKLESFIRQVAQETLARMMHRQVEAAISDAGPASFVIVYLSIPAEVLEIGRAKLSLIKATRHCPHKPILVLAWDEGCLIGRCTVPQEMVTPNFDAEKWGKCVIAVIGGKGSSPKGQDPRFSYNVRSRKLTNDVKESVEHQVLLLASDYAKRSL, from the exons atgtttcAACGCATAGCTTTGTTGGCAAAATTCAGTCGGTTGAGGCGATCGACAAGGTGTACATGCTTGTACCATTCTAGTTCGTCCTCCAAGGAAATTCGAGAAACATTCTTGGATTTCTTTGCCCGCGAACATTTACATAGTCGAGTTCCCTCGAGTTCTGTGGTTCCATATGGAGATCCTTCTTTAGCTTTTGTAAATGCAGGAATGAATCAGTTCAAACCTGTCTTCCTTGGGCAGGCTGTGCCTCAGTACCAAAGAGCTGTTAACAGCCAGAAATG TATCAGAGTAGGTGGAAAACACAATGATTTGGATGATGTCGGAAGAGATGGTTACCACCACACATTTTTCGAAATGCTTGGATCTTGGTCTTTCAACGACTACTTCAAAAAAGAAGCCTGCAGCATGGCCTGGCAGTTGTTGACTGAGGTCTACCAAATTCCACCCAAAAAATTATTCGTCACATATTTTGGTGGCAATGAGTCACTTGGTCTACCATCAGATGAGGAATGCAGGGAAATTTGGCTTTCACTTGG TGTAGCTGCTGATCATATTCTCCCATTTGGGATGAAAGACAACTTTTGGGAGATGGGACTAGTAGGTCCTTGCGGGCCGTGTAGTGAAATTCACGTCAATAGAGCCGGCTTGGAAACAGGACTCGCCAAAGCATTGGTAAATCAAGGAAGCGAAGATGTGGTAGAAATTTGGAATTTAGTATTCATGCAATATAACAG AATATCTAATCATATCTTGGAAAAATTACCTTCTCACCATATTGACACCGGCATGGGCTTGGAACGGTTGGTGGCTTTcttgcaaaataaaaaatgcaacTACGAGACGGATCTATTTCTACCTTTAATCAATGCCGTTCATCGG GTTTCACGTGGAGTTCCCTATCAGGGTTGTTACGATATGGTTACCGCCCAGGGTCAGCGTGACTGGGCGTATCGATTACTTGCTGATCATAGTCGGATGATCACAGTGGCATTGGCAGATGGCGCATTCCCAGATAACAA TCATCGCCTGCGGCGGGTGATGCGACAAGCGTTGGTTACAAGCCGGAAGTGGTTCAACCAAGATGCGTCATTGTTGTTGGAGCTAAGCAATAGAGTTGCTGAGATGATGGGTGGAGTGTACCCGGAACTAAGTCGGAATCTAAGCAACGTCCACATGCTTCTGCGGTTCGAAGAGGATATCTTTCGCGATCACCTGTCCAAGTCTGGGCGCGAATGGTCCGGGATCATCAACCAGTTCCCAGAGCTGTCGGCTCTTCCAGTAGACCAGCAACCCGGACTCATTGCCGGACTCAAACAATTGGAAGACTGGAGAAGCTCTTCCCGCAGCGACAAGGTACCCGGTTCGCTCGCCTTCAAGCTTTATAGCACCCACGGTCTGCAAGAAGATTCCATGCAATTATTGGCTCAGCTGAAAGGCTGGAATGTCGATTGGCCAGAATTCCATCGGTTTATGGCCGCTGAACGGATGAATACCAAAATCCAATCGACCGCAGCTGCAAATAACTCTCATTTCCAATGCGGCTTCATCAATGTTGCGTCAACAAATTGGCAATGTCACGATGTGCACACTCGTAATTCCGAGGGTCGTTATATTTTTAAACCTTTAGACGCCACTGTCACAGCCCTCATCAGTCACGATGGACGTCTGATTGACGCTGCTACGACTGGTGATAAAATTGCCGTGATTGCGGACAAGAGCTGTTTCTACTACGAAGCTGGCGGTCAAGTGAGCGACACTGGGCGCTTACTTTGGCCAAGCGGTTCAGCACAGGTAAAAGAAGTCCGTCCCGTAGGCGACCATATTTATCATCTGGTGGAGGTCAACGAAGGAAACCTCCGAATCAATCAAGCAGTTCAAATGGTGCTGGACGAGGGCAACAGGCTCGATACAATGGCTAACCATACAGCCACTCACTTGCTGCAAGCTGCAATCAAAGACATTTTGAAAGTCACTTGTCAAAAATCCAGTCATGTGACACCCACTCATTTCCGTTTCGACTTTGGCCTTTTTCAATCGGAATTTACTGTAGAGATGATATCACAAGCGGAATCGTCTGTCCGAAACTGGATACGTCAGTGTCTAGCTGTTGACCGATTGATGTTGCCTCTCCACCAGGCCGTGTCTCTCGACGGGATCACGCTGGTGCCCGGCGAGAATTACCCGGATATGGTCTCCGTCATTCGAATCGTCCAAGAAGAAAGAGGGAAAAGCGAGGCCATTAGTCTAGAACCTTGCTGCGGAACTCACGTCCGCAATACGGCCGATTTGGAAGAATTCGCCATTTTGAGTATCAAATCTGCTGGCATTGGAAGTCGTTCCATTAGAGCCGTTACCCGTTCGGTAGCCAAACAAGCACATCGCAGAGCAGAAGATTTGCAACGTGAGATGAATCTCCTTGAAGACGTTGTCAATGGTAACCCCATTGAGTTTAGCCAACTGAAG GAGTTGGATAAGTCCTTGAAACAATTTCGTGAAGCTATCAATAGTGACGATTTACCAGTAGTGGTCATTAAGCAACTAGCCGTCCGATTAGAAAAATTAGAATCGTTTATTCGACAAGTTGCACAGGAAACATTAGCGAGAATGATGCATCGCCAAGTTGAAGCGGCTATCTCTGATGCGGGTCCCGCATCATTTGTTATCGTCTACCTGTCAATACCGGCCGAAGTGTTGGAAATCGGTAGGGCGAAACTCTCTTTGATCAAAGCAACCCGACACTGTCCACACAAACCAATTCTAGTCTTGGCTTGGGATGAAGGATGTTTGATCGGTCGATGTACAGTTCCTCAg GAAATGGTCACGCCGAATTTCGATGCCGAGAAATGGGGCAAGTGCGTCATAGCCGTTATC GGAGGCAAAGGTAGCTCGCCTAAAGGTCAAGATCCTCGATTCAGCTATAATGTACGTAGTCGGAAATTAACCAACGACGTTAAAGAGTCGGTCGAGCATCAAGTGCTATTGCTGGCGTCAGACTACGCTAAAAGATCATTGTAA
- the LOC116928422 gene encoding putative L-aspartate dehydrogenase, with translation MIKLRIGIVGFGHLGQYLYSMLESHPQFEIAFVWNRSKNVLIDRHVAPSLILDKLENIFELEVDLIVEVAHPSITKKYGQLFLEHGAYFIGSPTALADQETYDLLQKATNTQNRAVYVPSGALWGGEDIRRMALQGTLKGLTITMAKHPSSFKLTDSEGDITTITEPKVVHEGSVRQLCPLAPNNVNTMAAAAVAASNLGFDMVYGRIIADPSLLDWHVIEVEVTGPSQADGRTFTTKTIRKNPADPGAVTGTATFGSFFSSLLNAARRHGYHPETGFILC, from the exons ATGATTAAACTGAGGATTGGAATCGTTGGATTCGGACACTTGG GTCAGTATCTCTATTCTATGCTCGAATCACATCCGCAATTTGAAATTGCCTTTGTATGGAATCGTTCCAAGAATGTTTTGATTGATCGTCACGTGGCGCCATCTCTCATTTTGGATAAATTGGAAAATATTTTCGAATTGGAAGTCGATTTGATTGTGGAAGTGGCTCACCCATCGATAACCAAAAAG TATGGCCAACTATTCTTGGAACACGGAGCGTATTTCATCGGAAGTCCAACCG cCTTGGCAGACCAGGAAACGTACGATCTACTgcaaaag GCCACTAACACACAAAACCGGGCTGTCTACGTGCCCAGCGGCGCCCTCTGGGGTGGGGAGGACATCAGGAGAATGGCTCTCCAAGGCACTTTAAAG GGCCTGACTATAACTATGGCAAAACACCCGTCATCATTCAAATTGACCGATTCTGAAGGCGACATAACGACTATCACAGAACCCAAAGTCGTCCACGAAGGATCTGTTCGTCAACTTTGCCCGCTGGCACCTAACAAC GTGAACACTATGGCAGCAGCGGCCGTAGCTGCGAGTAATCTag gTTTCGATATGGTATACGGACGCATCATTGCTGATCCAAG CTTACTGGACTGGCACGTAATCGAAGTAGAGGTCACTGGACCGTCGCAAGCTGACGGACGCACTTTCACCACGAAAACGATCCGCAAGAATCCAGCCGATCCAGGCGCTGTCACCGGCACGGCAACGTTTGGTTCCTTTTTCTCGTCCCTCTTGAACGCGGCCCGTCGTCATGGCTACCACCCAGAAACGGGCTTCATTCTCTGTTGA